Proteins co-encoded in one Bacillus sp. FSL H8-0547 genomic window:
- a CDS encoding S1 domain-containing RNA-binding protein, whose amino-acid sequence MSIEVGSKLQGKVTGITNFGAFVELSGGTTGLVHISEVADNYVKDINDHLKVGDEVTVKVINVEKDGKIGLSIKKAIDRPERPERPDRPNRSDRPNRPDRPRGRSNTNEFRPKENFEQKMSRFLKDSEDRLSSLKRNTESKRGGRGARRG is encoded by the coding sequence ATGTCGATAGAAGTTGGCAGCAAGCTGCAAGGTAAGGTAACGGGCATTACAAATTTCGGAGCGTTCGTAGAGCTTTCTGGCGGCACTACAGGACTAGTCCATATCAGTGAAGTCGCTGATAATTACGTGAAGGATATTAACGATCACTTAAAAGTAGGTGACGAAGTTACTGTAAAAGTCATCAACGTAGAGAAAGACGGAAAAATCGGTTTATCCATCAAGAAAGCTATTGATCGTCCTGAGCGCCCAGAACGTCCAGACCGCCCGAACCGCTCAGACCGTCCAAACCGCCCAGATCGTCCAAGAGGAAGATCAAACACAAATGAGTTCCGTCCTAAAGAGAATTTCGAGCAAAAAATGAGCAGATTCCTTAAAGACAGCGAGGATCGCTTATCATCTCTAAAACGCAACACGGAATCAAAACGCGGCGGTCGCGGAGCAAGAAGAGGTTAA
- a CDS encoding septum formation initiator family protein: protein MSLAKERKITQLQSQYVQQQERKDQIMKRRKRGLIRRLTLFGLIAAVTSVIVLSTLISQSSAIEEKAEEKKKLESKLAELEKEEKVLEEEIVKLNDDDYIAKIARRDYFLSDENEIIFSLPKKGKE, encoded by the coding sequence ATGAGTCTCGCTAAAGAACGGAAAATTACCCAGCTTCAGTCACAGTACGTGCAGCAGCAGGAGCGAAAAGACCAGATCATGAAACGGCGGAAACGCGGCCTTATCAGACGGCTGACGTTATTTGGATTAATTGCAGCGGTGACTTCAGTTATTGTTCTTTCGACCCTGATTTCCCAATCAAGCGCCATTGAAGAAAAGGCAGAAGAAAAGAAGAAGCTTGAGAGTAAGCTTGCTGAGCTTGAGAAAGAAGAAAAGGTGCTCGAAGAGGAAATTGTGAAGCTGAACGACGATGATTATATTGCAAAAATCGCACGCCGCGACTATTTTTTATCGGATGAGAACGAAATTATCTTCTCTTTGCCAAAAAAAGGTAAAGAGTAG
- the yabQ gene encoding spore cortex biosynthesis protein YabQ, producing the protein MTLSVQFLTMLSMVGSGCFIGVSLDTYSRFLMRSKRAKWIVFINDIFFWLFQGLLLFYVLLQVNEGEFRVYILLALLCGYAAYQSLLKKMYLAVLEWMIRFAVGLYRTALRIGDFMLVKPVTGLTKLLIAIVTGLVIFLWKLVKWLCRLIFGTLKVLMAPVIWILKGMLKLVPASIRKFFHNYFKKAAGFRLKILNMCGNLWILWKKKK; encoded by the coding sequence ATGACGCTGTCCGTTCAATTCCTGACCATGCTCAGCATGGTCGGATCCGGCTGTTTTATCGGAGTTTCCCTTGATACATACAGCCGTTTCCTCATGCGGTCAAAAAGAGCAAAATGGATTGTGTTTATAAATGACATCTTTTTCTGGCTGTTTCAGGGACTTCTTTTATTTTACGTTCTTCTCCAGGTTAATGAAGGCGAGTTCAGGGTATACATTCTCCTTGCCCTGCTGTGCGGATATGCTGCCTATCAGAGTCTTTTGAAAAAAATGTATCTGGCTGTTTTGGAATGGATGATAAGGTTTGCTGTCGGACTGTACAGGACAGCTTTAAGAATCGGAGATTTCATGTTGGTCAAGCCTGTCACAGGGCTGACAAAATTGCTCATTGCCATTGTCACCGGACTTGTCATCTTTTTATGGAAGTTGGTAAAATGGCTTTGCAGGCTGATATTCGGAACGCTTAAAGTGCTGATGGCTCCTGTCATCTGGATACTGAAAGGAATGCTTAAACTTGTTCCGGCAAGCATACGGAAATTCTTTCACAATTATTTCAAAAAAGCGGCAGGATTTCGTTTGAAAATCTTGAATATGTGTGGTAACTTATGGATTTTATGGAAAAAGAAGAAGTAA
- the yabP gene encoding sporulation protein YabP: MNQYYDNGSQSKGTIQEHDVIMRGRKLLDITGVTHVESFDNEEFLLETVMGALAIRGENLQMKNLDVDKGIVSIKGRVFDLVYLDDQQTEKAKGLFSKLFK; encoded by the coding sequence ATGAATCAATATTATGATAATGGATCACAGTCTAAAGGAACCATCCAGGAGCATGACGTGATTATGAGGGGCCGCAAGCTGCTGGACATCACAGGCGTAACCCATGTAGAAAGTTTTGACAATGAAGAGTTTCTTCTTGAGACGGTCATGGGCGCACTTGCCATTCGCGGGGAAAATCTGCAAATGAAAAACCTGGATGTCGACAAAGGCATTGTCTCCATCAAAGGGAGAGTTTTTGACCTTGTCTACCTGGATGACCAACAGACGGAGAAAGCTAAAGGACTCTTTAGCAAGTTGTTTAAATGA
- a CDS encoding RNA-binding S4 domain-containing protein has translation MRLDKFLKVSRLIKRRTLAKEVSDQGRITVNGTVAKASSTVKEGDELAIRFGQKRITAKVEKLQDSSKKEDAAGMFTIIKEEKLSEE, from the coding sequence ATGAGACTCGACAAATTTTTAAAAGTATCAAGATTGATTAAACGCCGGACGCTTGCAAAGGAAGTATCCGACCAGGGCAGGATTACTGTGAACGGAACGGTTGCAAAAGCCAGTTCAACTGTGAAAGAAGGGGACGAGCTCGCAATCCGCTTCGGACAAAAACGCATTACGGCCAAGGTCGAAAAACTGCAGGATTCTTCTAAGAAAGAAGATGCAGCCGGCATGTTCACAATCATAAAAGAAGAAAAGCTAAGCGAAGAATAG
- the mazG gene encoding nucleoside triphosphate pyrophosphohydrolase encodes MARKITVVGLGGSDASHMPLGVYRRLTSASALYLRTKEHPVVAELGAELPGYVSFDSVYEENSQFGDVYKKIEEELYKEANDRDIVYAVPGHPLVAEQTVQYLLQNGRKRGYEVEIAGGQSFLDPTFTALGIDPIDGFQMVDGLTMKREQLNYRQHLIICQVYDQMVASEVKLTLMEDLPDEYEVMIVTAAGGRDEKIVKVPLYELDRAAAVDNLTSVYVPPIKEEEQLNHQFQTLRSVIAELRGPNGCPWDKKQTHSSLKRYLIEECYELIEAIDEEDDDHMVEELGDVLLQVMLHAQIGSDEGMFSIDDVIRTLTDKMIRRHPHVFGTAEVRDEGEVLANWQEIKRAEKGSQQKEPFLKSVAASLPALSKAFHLQKKAAKAGFDWDDVNPAWDKVQEEIQEFKHESKESDSKKVLEEFGDILFALVNIGRFYDVEPETALTSTNHKFTRRFEYIEKRAEELNKPLEDMSLEEMDSYWNEAKQKGL; translated from the coding sequence ATGGCCAGGAAGATTACGGTTGTTGGACTTGGCGGCTCTGACGCAAGCCATATGCCGCTTGGGGTATACCGCAGACTCACTTCAGCATCTGCGCTGTACTTAAGAACAAAGGAGCATCCTGTTGTTGCAGAGCTTGGGGCAGAGCTTCCGGGCTATGTGTCCTTTGATTCTGTCTATGAAGAAAACAGCCAGTTCGGTGATGTATATAAAAAAATTGAAGAAGAGCTCTATAAAGAAGCAAATGACAGGGACATTGTTTATGCTGTTCCCGGACATCCCCTTGTTGCAGAGCAAACCGTTCAGTATCTTCTGCAAAACGGAAGAAAAAGGGGCTATGAGGTTGAGATTGCAGGAGGACAAAGCTTCCTGGATCCGACATTTACAGCACTCGGAATCGATCCGATTGACGGCTTTCAGATGGTGGACGGCCTGACGATGAAAAGAGAGCAGCTGAACTACAGGCAGCACCTGATTATCTGCCAGGTCTATGATCAAATGGTTGCTTCTGAAGTAAAGCTGACGCTGATGGAAGATCTGCCTGATGAGTATGAAGTGATGATCGTCACAGCAGCCGGAGGACGGGACGAAAAGATTGTTAAAGTCCCATTGTATGAACTGGACAGAGCCGCGGCGGTGGATAATTTAACAAGTGTCTATGTTCCTCCGATAAAAGAAGAAGAGCAGCTGAATCATCAATTCCAGACTTTGCGTTCAGTCATTGCCGAGCTTCGTGGGCCAAACGGCTGTCCATGGGACAAAAAGCAGACACACAGCTCTCTTAAGAGGTACTTAATTGAAGAATGCTATGAGCTGATCGAAGCGATCGACGAAGAGGACGACGACCACATGGTTGAAGAGCTCGGGGATGTACTGCTTCAGGTCATGCTGCATGCCCAAATCGGATCTGATGAAGGCATGTTTTCCATAGATGATGTGATTCGGACGCTGACGGATAAAATGATCCGGAGACACCCTCACGTCTTTGGGACGGCAGAGGTCCGTGATGAGGGAGAAGTCCTTGCCAACTGGCAGGAGATTAAGCGCGCGGAAAAAGGCTCACAGCAGAAGGAGCCGTTCCTAAAATCTGTAGCAGCTTCACTGCCTGCCCTGTCAAAGGCTTTTCATCTTCAGAAAAAAGCGGCTAAGGCAGGCTTTGACTGGGATGATGTGAACCCTGCATGGGACAAGGTGCAGGAGGAAATACAGGAATTCAAACACGAGTCAAAGGAATCAGATTCCAAAAAAGTGCTTGAAGAATTCGGGGACATCCTGTTTGCGCTCGTGAATATCGGAAGATTTTATGACGTAGAGCCAGAAACAGCGCTGACGTCTACTAACCATAAATTCACAAGACGATTCGAATATATTGAAAAGCGGGCTGAAGAGCTGAACAAACCGCTTGAGGACATGTCTTTAGAAGAAATGGACTCTTACTGGAATGAAGCGAAACAAAAGGGCCTGTAA
- a CDS encoding polysaccharide biosynthesis protein, whose protein sequence is MDVRSGPSKHLFLQGTAVLTIAALLIKVMSAAYRVPYQNIVGDIGFYIYQQVYPFYGIAIMLATTGFPVIISKMMIEFGEKGNASSNSKILRVSFLFLFAAGLIFYLTLYIGSDQLASFMGDLELAPLIRVISFSFLLVPFVSILRGYFQGEENMLPTAVSQVAEQGIRVLTILIFSYLLINNGYSLYEAGQGALFGSLTGGFAAFILLAFFLSKDKRGVSFFGKNDSSIRTASILSYLVKHSLTISITSLMIIFIQLIDAMQLYSELLKNGFEMSDAKRMKGIYDRGQPLIQLGTVVATSFSLSLVPLIAFAKRNGNQAVIFERITASLKICTVVGAGASAGLIMIMEPLNIMLFKKDSGTEVLAVLSLSVIFTSYSLTLTAILQGLNYTVFPAFAVLIGTAAKLALNELLVPEFGTAGAAAATVIAYGVIAGLNAGYLKSKGYRLAGRVNTGKIAAAALIMMGALFAYSALFSESWMSGNRLAASAGALCGALFGGMIYLIAILKLSIFTQKELEAFPGGKKLGTFLK, encoded by the coding sequence ATGGACGTCCGTTCCGGGCCATCAAAACATCTTTTTTTGCAGGGGACAGCGGTTTTAACCATTGCCGCTCTGCTCATTAAAGTCATGAGTGCGGCATACCGTGTGCCTTATCAAAATATAGTCGGTGACATCGGCTTTTATATTTACCAGCAGGTCTATCCGTTTTACGGTATAGCCATCATGCTCGCTACGACGGGATTCCCGGTCATTATTTCGAAGATGATGATTGAGTTCGGAGAAAAAGGAAATGCGTCGTCAAACTCGAAAATTTTAAGAGTGTCTTTTCTGTTTTTATTTGCAGCGGGACTTATCTTTTATCTGACCTTATACATAGGCTCCGATCAGCTCGCTTCGTTCATGGGGGACCTTGAGCTTGCGCCGTTAATCAGAGTAATCTCTTTTTCTTTTTTGCTTGTTCCGTTTGTATCTATTTTAAGGGGCTATTTTCAGGGAGAGGAAAACATGCTGCCGACTGCCGTATCCCAGGTGGCGGAGCAGGGAATCAGAGTTTTGACGATTCTCATCTTTTCCTATTTGCTCATTAATAACGGGTACTCATTGTACGAAGCAGGACAAGGAGCCCTTTTCGGTTCCCTTACAGGAGGGTTTGCTGCTTTCATTCTGCTGGCCTTTTTTTTGTCAAAAGACAAAAGGGGAGTATCCTTTTTTGGGAAAAATGACTCTTCAATAAGGACTGCAAGCATTCTCTCTTATTTGGTTAAGCACTCCCTTACCATTTCGATTACAAGCCTGATGATTATTTTTATTCAGCTGATTGATGCTATGCAGCTGTATTCGGAGCTATTAAAAAACGGCTTTGAGATGTCTGATGCCAAGAGGATGAAAGGGATCTACGATCGGGGCCAGCCTTTGATTCAGCTGGGAACCGTGGTTGCTACTTCCTTTTCGCTGTCGCTCGTCCCTTTGATTGCTTTTGCTAAGCGGAACGGAAATCAGGCAGTTATCTTTGAGAGGATCACAGCTTCATTAAAAATTTGTACCGTAGTCGGAGCAGGAGCATCAGCCGGTCTGATCATGATAATGGAACCGCTGAATATTATGCTTTTCAAAAAGGATTCGGGGACAGAGGTTCTTGCTGTTTTGAGCCTGTCTGTCATCTTTACTTCCTACTCTCTGACGCTCACCGCTATACTACAGGGTTTGAATTATACTGTTTTTCCTGCATTTGCTGTCCTAATTGGAACCGCAGCGAAACTCGCTTTGAATGAGCTGCTCGTTCCGGAATTTGGTACGGCAGGTGCAGCGGCTGCCACTGTTATAGCTTATGGTGTGATCGCGGGACTGAATGCCGGCTATCTGAAGTCAAAAGGGTACAGGCTTGCCGGAAGGGTGAATACAGGTAAGATTGCGGCTGCAGCGCTTATTATGATGGGAGCTCTCTTTGCCTATTCGGCTCTTTTTTCAGAAAGCTGGATGTCGGGAAACCGTTTGGCCGCATCAGCAGGGGCTCTTTGCGGAGCACTCTTCGGGGGAATGATCTACTTGATTGCCATCCTGAAATTATCTATATTTACACAAAAAGAACTTGAAGCTTTTCCGGGCGGAAAGAAGCTCGGAACGTTTTTAAAATAA
- the spoVT gene encoding stage V sporulation protein T, which produces MKATGIVRRIDDLGRVVIPKEIRRTLRIREGDPLEIFVDRDGEVILKKYSPISELSDFAKEYADALYDSLGHPVLICDRDTYIAVSGGSKKEYMNKNISEQVEKAMEDRSSLLNTEGGSVELIDGNAEELKSFTVGPIVANGDPIGAVVIFSKDQSVGEVEHKAVETAAGFLARQMEQ; this is translated from the coding sequence ATGAAAGCAACTGGTATAGTACGACGTATTGATGATTTAGGCCGCGTGGTGATTCCAAAGGAAATCCGCAGAACTCTGCGCATCCGTGAGGGAGATCCGCTTGAAATCTTTGTCGACCGCGACGGTGAAGTTATCTTAAAGAAATACTCCCCGATCAGTGAACTGAGTGATTTTGCAAAGGAATATGCCGACGCTCTGTATGACAGCCTTGGACATCCAGTCCTGATTTGTGACCGTGATACCTACATAGCAGTATCAGGCGGTTCAAAAAAGGAATACATGAACAAAAACATCAGCGAGCAGGTTGAAAAAGCAATGGAAGACCGCAGCTCTTTGCTGAATACTGAGGGCGGCAGCGTCGAGCTGATTGACGGCAATGCAGAAGAACTTAAATCGTTCACAGTCGGACCGATCGTTGCAAATGGAGATCCAATCGGAGCAGTAGTCATTTTTTCGAAGGATCAGTCTGTTGGGGAAGTTGAACATAAAGCAGTAGAAACAGCTGCAGGCTTTTTAGCCCGTCAGATGGAACAATAG